From Anopheles darlingi chromosome 2, idAnoDarlMG_H_01, whole genome shotgun sequence, the proteins below share one genomic window:
- the LOC125959120 gene encoding centrosomal protein of 104 kDa isoform X1, with amino-acid sequence MARKVSFKVVFATDEDSEYPASELNSHSPTVHGWRSNADSVVNPKEIVLRFLHPARIVRIQVLAHQYYIPERIELWIHYSSKSAPSTPSSQSFEYMGFVALSDNASTNFTSRELQSVAVTPRIGSHLKLRLGPAHPNQFNKDTQVALLAINILGEELSSEELASLQSNATGLLTAVPANIDILNSSLASACDDLSYSMYVEESICDVVRKMEILKIQAVQDERFEYARKLKLCMGALRTAGERLGRYALAKRQAVQAEDFTTARLRKEQIEMYRKAVFDQLRVELLLQSDKSITSNDSCSELYASKPTLPSPPSLQDVASALSSDVKLPHAHHLHTQANVQESSTKPQTVSDATDSSASTATATTTASASSASSSTVKPEGRNSQASLGRPEDGVQNSPLLSHKGRSPMRSPTNTGSLRRRNRSTPRNSYEDYDERAIPTLGTHSNDFLRECQGTAMIEQDGGKIRCKLNDRERRQAALPILIFGMELVELIYSRQFTDREEGLIRLRGILKQEIEPEPQLQAAQAGPNKICRGATLLLHRGVRDAVFSTFSQATETVRSLFMEFVPNRVIGSEVARSVDRLLPELLSKSGDPSARVHTLAQHTILSIAACPEVREQHLIAPALSRPVGNGTHPRLALSRMQMLEQLVLSQGISNDKQSGLACRTLSEAGCSGIHHPAESVRKVAERVLLLVYKVNPRLVRKQLPPDDDITRRNLLYRQLFSEFDKIDLQRKKEMLENKQFYGPTSFAGICSPPMSGSSKSSPPVEIRNKNQRYDGRTIVSFSDGQTGVQSSFSSMKLQDTHSSPVRRLDATTAGIIKSKSGHAIGHHGHWTTVAGAGLGAGSSGGCDDTASNNRDSNGSTYYDKLDTGTGNGRLQCNGKTATSVATVARQKLTQHKTNMYDSTIGFLPGSGTENGAGSRKSSNSDSFDGIESEIRCPFCDWICHGDPSQLDKHYWKACPVLTKCPQCSQILEVAALTGHLVNECEAKMSYLTCERCTESVHKDLYECHLMEDFCRELTTGAARCPLCHDDVLLPLDGGWKRHLLSRAGCLGNTRRRVVPQ; translated from the exons ATGGCTCGCAAAGTTTCCTTCAAGGTGGTGTTTGCCACAG ACGAGGATTCCGAGTATCCGGCCAGTGAGCTGAACAGCCACAGCCCGACGGTCCACGGATGGCGTTCGAACGCGGACAGCGTCGTTAATCCGAAGGAAATCGTCCTCCGCTTCCTCCACCCGGCTCGTATCGTCCGGATACAGGTGCTGGCCCACCAGTACTACATCC CGGAACGCATCGAGCTATGGATACACTATTCCAGCAAAAGTGCTCCAAGCACTCCGTCCAGCCAGAGCTTCGAGTATATGGGATTCGTAGCGCTTTCCGACAATGCCAGCACAAACTTCACCTCCCGCGAGCTGCAAAGTGTAGCCGTTACACCAAGGATCGGTTCACATCTGAAGCTACGGCTAGGACCGGCCCATCCAAATCAGTTCAACAAGGACACCCAGGTGGCACTGCTGGCCATCAACATACTGGGCGAGGAGTTGTCGAGCGAGGAGCTCGCTTCGTTACAAAGCAATGCGACGGGCTTGCTGACCGCGGTGCCGGCCAACATTGACATCCTGAACAGTAGCCTCGCGTCGGCCTGCGATGATCTCTCCTACTCCATGTACGTCGAGGAGAGCATCTGCGATGTGGTGCGCAAGATGGAGATCCTTAAGATTCAGGCCGTACAAG ATGAACGCTTCGAGTACGCGCGTAAGCTGAAGCTCTGCATGGGAGCACTCCGGACCGCGGGCGAACGTTTGGGCCGGTATGCGCTCGCCAAGCGGCAGGCGGTGCAGGCCGAGGACTTTACCACCGCACGGTTGCGCAAGGAGCAGATCGAAATGTATCGTAAGGCCGTGTTCGATCAGCTGCgcgttgagctgctgctgcagagcgaCAAGAGCATCACGAGTAATGATTCCTGTTCGGAGCTGTACGCTTCTAAACCGACGTTGCCTTCACCGCCCAGCTTGCAGGATGTGGCCAGTGCGCTGTCCAGCGATGTTAAACTTCCGCACGCCCACCACCTGCACACTCAAGCCAACGTGCAGGAGAGCTCCACGAAACCGCAGACAGTGAGCGATGCAACCGACTCATCCGCCagcacggcgacggcgacgaccacggcaTCGGCTTCCAGTGCGAGCAGCAGTACGGTGaagccggaaggaaggaactcTCAGGCGAGTTTGGGGCGTCCGGAGGATGGAGTACAGAATTCGCCACTGCTAAGCCACAAAGGGCGCAGCCCGATGCGTTCGCCCACGAACACTGGTTCCTTGCGGAGACGTAACCGAAGCACACCCCGCAACAGCTACGAGGATTACGATGAGCGTGCGATTCCAACACTAGG GACCCACTCGAATGACTTTCTGCGCGAGTGCCAGGGTACGGCCATGATCGAGCAGGATGGTGGTAAAATCCGCTGCAAGCTGAACGATCGCGAACGGCGGCAGGCAGCGCTGCCGATACTGATCTTCGGCATGGAGCTGGTCGAGCTGATCTACTCGCGACAGTTTACCGATCGCGAGGAAGGGCTGATACGATTGCGGGGCATTCTGAAGCAGGAGATTGAACCGGAACCTCAGCTGCAGGCAGCGCAGGCGGGCCCGAATAAGATATGTCGCGGTGCGACTCTGCTGCTCCATCGCGGTGTACGCGATGCCGTGTTTTCTACCTTCAGCCAGGCCACGGAAACGGTGCGAAGTCTCTTCATGGAGTTCGTTCCCAATCG TGTTATCGGAAGTGAGGTGGCCCGATCGGTGGATCGGTTGCTACCGGAGCTGCTCTCCAAGAGTGGTGACCCGTCGGCCCGCGTCCATACGCTCGCGCAGCATACGATCCTCAGTATTGCGGCCTGTCCGGAGGTACGGGAACAGCATCTGATTGCCCCGGCCCTATCGCGTCCGGTTGGTAATGGTACACATCCGCGATTGGCGCTGAGCCGCATGCAGATGCTCGAGCAGCTAGTCCTAAGCCAAGGCATCTCGAACGACAAACAGAGTGGGCTCGCCTGCCGCACCCTCTCCGAAGCCGGTTGCTCCGGTATACATCATCCCGCGGAATCGGTGCGTAAGGTGGCCGAaagggtgttgctgctggtgtacaAGGTGAATCCACGGTTGGTGCGCAAACAGCTTCCTCCGGATGATGATATTACGAGGCGGAACCTCCTCTACCGGCAGCTGTTTTCCGAGTTCGATAAGATTGATTTGCAG CGCAAAAAGGAAAtgttggaaaacaaacagttCTACGGACCGACCTCGTTTGCCGGCATCTGCTCGCCGCCTATGTCGGGAAGCTCAAAGAGCTCGCCTCCGGTGGAGATCCGGAACAAGAACCAACGCTACGATGGGCGTACGATTGTCAGTTTCTCCGACGGCCAGACCGGTGTGCAGTCTAGTTTCAGTTCCATGAAATTGCAGGATACTCATTCGAGCCCGGTACGCCGGTTGGACGCGACGACGGCCGGTATCATCAAGAGCAAAAGCGGTCACGCCATCGGGCATCATGGCCATTGGACGacggttgccggtgccggactGGGTGCCGGCTCTAGTGGTGGATGTGATGATACCGCCAGCAACAACCGAGACAGCAATGGGTCCACGTACTACGACAAATTGGATACGGGTACGGGCAACGGTAGACTGCAATGCAATGGAAAGACCGCCACCagtgttgctactgttgctcgCCAGAAGTTGACGCAGCATAAGACCAACATGTATGATAGCACGATTGGCTTTCTGCCCGGCTCGGGCACCGAAAATGGTGCTGGATCTCGCAAGAGCTCCAATTCGGATTCATTCGATGggattgaaagtgaaat CCGATGCCCGTTTTGTGATTGGATTTGTCACGGTGATCCGTCGCAGCTTGATAAGCACTACTGGAAGGCGTGCCCGGTGCTAACCAAGTGTCCACAGTGTAGCCAAATACTGGAAGTGGCCGCTCTCACCGGACATCTCGTTA ATGAGTGTGAAGCCAAGATGAGCTATTTGACATGTGAAAGGTGCACCGAATCCGTTCACAAGGACCTCTACGAGTGCCATCTTATGGAAGATTTTTGCCGGG AACTCACAACCGGAGCTGCACGATGTCCGCTCTGTCATGATGATGTGCTGCTTCCACTGGATGGTGGCTGGAAGAGACACTTGCTTAGCCGTGCCGGATGTCTCGGTAATACCAGGCGTCGAGTGGTCCCACAGTGA
- the LOC125959120 gene encoding centrosomal protein of 104 kDa isoform X2: MARKVSFKVVFATDEDSEYPASELNSHSPTVHGWRSNADSVVNPKEIVLRFLHPARIVRIQVLAHQYYIPERIELWIHYSSKSAPSTPSSQSFEYMGFVALSDNASTNFTSRELQSVAVTPRIGSHLKLRLGPAHPNQFNKDTQVALLAINILGEELSSEELASLQSNATGLLTAVPANIDILNSSLASACDDLSYSMYVEESICDVVRKMEILKIQAVQDERFEYARKLKLCMGALRTAGERLGRYALAKRQAVQAEDFTTARLRKEQIEMYRKAVFDQLRVELLLQSDKSITSNDSCSELYASKPTLPSPPSLQDVASALSSDVKLPHAHHLHTQANVQESSTKPQTVSDATDSSASTATATTTASASSASSSTVKPEGRNSQASLGRPEDGVQNSPLLSHKGRSPMRSPTNTGSLRRRNRSTPRNSYEDYDERAIPTLGTHSNDFLRECQGTAMIEQDGGKIRCKLNDRERRQAALPILIFGMELVELIYSRQFTDREEGLIRLRGILKQEIEPEPQLQAAQAGPNKICRGATLLLHRGVRDAVFSTFSQATETVRSLFMEFVPNRVIGSEVARSVDRLLPELLSKSGDPSARVHTLAQHTILSIAACPEVREQHLIAPALSRPVGNGTHPRLALSRMQMLEQLVLSQGISNDKQSGLACRTLSEAGCSGIHHPAESVRKVAERVLLLVYKVNPRLVRKQLPPDDDITRRNLLYRQLFSEFDKIDLQRKKEMLENKQFYGPTSFAGICSPPMSGSSKSSPPVEIRNKNQRYDGRTIDTHSSPVRRLDATTAGIIKSKSGHAIGHHGHWTTVAGAGLGAGSSGGCDDTASNNRDSNGSTYYDKLDTGTGNGRLQCNGKTATSVATVARQKLTQHKTNMYDSTIGFLPGSGTENGAGSRKSSNSDSFDGIESEIRCPFCDWICHGDPSQLDKHYWKACPVLTKCPQCSQILEVAALTGHLVNECEAKMSYLTCERCTESVHKDLYECHLMEDFCRELTTGAARCPLCHDDVLLPLDGGWKRHLLSRAGCLGNTRRRVVPQ, from the exons ATGGCTCGCAAAGTTTCCTTCAAGGTGGTGTTTGCCACAG ACGAGGATTCCGAGTATCCGGCCAGTGAGCTGAACAGCCACAGCCCGACGGTCCACGGATGGCGTTCGAACGCGGACAGCGTCGTTAATCCGAAGGAAATCGTCCTCCGCTTCCTCCACCCGGCTCGTATCGTCCGGATACAGGTGCTGGCCCACCAGTACTACATCC CGGAACGCATCGAGCTATGGATACACTATTCCAGCAAAAGTGCTCCAAGCACTCCGTCCAGCCAGAGCTTCGAGTATATGGGATTCGTAGCGCTTTCCGACAATGCCAGCACAAACTTCACCTCCCGCGAGCTGCAAAGTGTAGCCGTTACACCAAGGATCGGTTCACATCTGAAGCTACGGCTAGGACCGGCCCATCCAAATCAGTTCAACAAGGACACCCAGGTGGCACTGCTGGCCATCAACATACTGGGCGAGGAGTTGTCGAGCGAGGAGCTCGCTTCGTTACAAAGCAATGCGACGGGCTTGCTGACCGCGGTGCCGGCCAACATTGACATCCTGAACAGTAGCCTCGCGTCGGCCTGCGATGATCTCTCCTACTCCATGTACGTCGAGGAGAGCATCTGCGATGTGGTGCGCAAGATGGAGATCCTTAAGATTCAGGCCGTACAAG ATGAACGCTTCGAGTACGCGCGTAAGCTGAAGCTCTGCATGGGAGCACTCCGGACCGCGGGCGAACGTTTGGGCCGGTATGCGCTCGCCAAGCGGCAGGCGGTGCAGGCCGAGGACTTTACCACCGCACGGTTGCGCAAGGAGCAGATCGAAATGTATCGTAAGGCCGTGTTCGATCAGCTGCgcgttgagctgctgctgcagagcgaCAAGAGCATCACGAGTAATGATTCCTGTTCGGAGCTGTACGCTTCTAAACCGACGTTGCCTTCACCGCCCAGCTTGCAGGATGTGGCCAGTGCGCTGTCCAGCGATGTTAAACTTCCGCACGCCCACCACCTGCACACTCAAGCCAACGTGCAGGAGAGCTCCACGAAACCGCAGACAGTGAGCGATGCAACCGACTCATCCGCCagcacggcgacggcgacgaccacggcaTCGGCTTCCAGTGCGAGCAGCAGTACGGTGaagccggaaggaaggaactcTCAGGCGAGTTTGGGGCGTCCGGAGGATGGAGTACAGAATTCGCCACTGCTAAGCCACAAAGGGCGCAGCCCGATGCGTTCGCCCACGAACACTGGTTCCTTGCGGAGACGTAACCGAAGCACACCCCGCAACAGCTACGAGGATTACGATGAGCGTGCGATTCCAACACTAGG GACCCACTCGAATGACTTTCTGCGCGAGTGCCAGGGTACGGCCATGATCGAGCAGGATGGTGGTAAAATCCGCTGCAAGCTGAACGATCGCGAACGGCGGCAGGCAGCGCTGCCGATACTGATCTTCGGCATGGAGCTGGTCGAGCTGATCTACTCGCGACAGTTTACCGATCGCGAGGAAGGGCTGATACGATTGCGGGGCATTCTGAAGCAGGAGATTGAACCGGAACCTCAGCTGCAGGCAGCGCAGGCGGGCCCGAATAAGATATGTCGCGGTGCGACTCTGCTGCTCCATCGCGGTGTACGCGATGCCGTGTTTTCTACCTTCAGCCAGGCCACGGAAACGGTGCGAAGTCTCTTCATGGAGTTCGTTCCCAATCG TGTTATCGGAAGTGAGGTGGCCCGATCGGTGGATCGGTTGCTACCGGAGCTGCTCTCCAAGAGTGGTGACCCGTCGGCCCGCGTCCATACGCTCGCGCAGCATACGATCCTCAGTATTGCGGCCTGTCCGGAGGTACGGGAACAGCATCTGATTGCCCCGGCCCTATCGCGTCCGGTTGGTAATGGTACACATCCGCGATTGGCGCTGAGCCGCATGCAGATGCTCGAGCAGCTAGTCCTAAGCCAAGGCATCTCGAACGACAAACAGAGTGGGCTCGCCTGCCGCACCCTCTCCGAAGCCGGTTGCTCCGGTATACATCATCCCGCGGAATCGGTGCGTAAGGTGGCCGAaagggtgttgctgctggtgtacaAGGTGAATCCACGGTTGGTGCGCAAACAGCTTCCTCCGGATGATGATATTACGAGGCGGAACCTCCTCTACCGGCAGCTGTTTTCCGAGTTCGATAAGATTGATTTGCAG CGCAAAAAGGAAAtgttggaaaacaaacagttCTACGGACCGACCTCGTTTGCCGGCATCTGCTCGCCGCCTATGTCGGGAAGCTCAAAGAGCTCGCCTCCGGTGGAGATCCGGAACAAGAACCAACGCTACGATGGGCGTACGATT GATACTCATTCGAGCCCGGTACGCCGGTTGGACGCGACGACGGCCGGTATCATCAAGAGCAAAAGCGGTCACGCCATCGGGCATCATGGCCATTGGACGacggttgccggtgccggactGGGTGCCGGCTCTAGTGGTGGATGTGATGATACCGCCAGCAACAACCGAGACAGCAATGGGTCCACGTACTACGACAAATTGGATACGGGTACGGGCAACGGTAGACTGCAATGCAATGGAAAGACCGCCACCagtgttgctactgttgctcgCCAGAAGTTGACGCAGCATAAGACCAACATGTATGATAGCACGATTGGCTTTCTGCCCGGCTCGGGCACCGAAAATGGTGCTGGATCTCGCAAGAGCTCCAATTCGGATTCATTCGATGggattgaaagtgaaat CCGATGCCCGTTTTGTGATTGGATTTGTCACGGTGATCCGTCGCAGCTTGATAAGCACTACTGGAAGGCGTGCCCGGTGCTAACCAAGTGTCCACAGTGTAGCCAAATACTGGAAGTGGCCGCTCTCACCGGACATCTCGTTA ATGAGTGTGAAGCCAAGATGAGCTATTTGACATGTGAAAGGTGCACCGAATCCGTTCACAAGGACCTCTACGAGTGCCATCTTATGGAAGATTTTTGCCGGG AACTCACAACCGGAGCTGCACGATGTCCGCTCTGTCATGATGATGTGCTGCTTCCACTGGATGGTGGCTGGAAGAGACACTTGCTTAGCCGTGCCGGATGTCTCGGTAATACCAGGCGTCGAGTGGTCCCACAGTGA